The Meiothermus sp. CFH 77666 DNA window AGGTTTTTGGCGCTGGGCCCGGGCTGGCTTGCGTAACCTTGGCAGTCCAGCGTTGGTGTACAGCAACTTGATTTCCTCCTGGCTAAGGTAGCGCCACTGACCAACCTCGAGCTCACCCAGTTCTATGGGCCCCACCGCCAGCCGCACCAGTCGCTCGACCGGGTAGCCCACCTTCCGGAGCATACGCCGTACCTCGCGTTTGCGCCCTTCGGTCAGGGTGAGTTTGACGCCATCCTTGACCGGTTGGGCCGTGAGGGCCCTGGCCGGCCCATCCCCCAGTACCACCCCCTGGGTAAGTTGTTGACAGGCTTCTTTGCTCACCCTACCGCCCTTGCACCAGGCCCGATAAAGCTTGGGCACCTGGTTGCTGGGATGGGTCAGGAGCTGGGTGAGGTGGCCGTCGGTGGTAAGCAGCAGCAAGCCTTCGGTGTCTTTGTCGAGCCGCCCCACCGAGTGCAGGCCCGGGTGCCTGGGCACCAGCTCGTAGACCAGTTTTTCAGCGTGTTCGTCTTCGTGGGTGGTGGTGTAGCCCTTGGGTTTGTGCAGCGCAATGACCACCTTTTTTTGAGGCATCCGCACCCGCTCCCCATCCAGCCGCACGATGTCGCCGGTCTGCACGATGGCTCCAATTTCTGCAACCTGATTGTTGATGGATACACGTCCGGCCCGAATCAAGTCCTCCGCTTTGCGGCGGCTGGCAATGCCTGCGCGGGCCAGGAACTGCTGAAGGCGCATAACTCCTATACTAACGCAAGAATGGTTGGGTATAGGTCGAGCAGACCCCGCCGGGTGCGTCCCAAAATCAACCAATGAACCCAGACGGTCAATCCCCCTTGGGGTGCTGCACAAAGCTCTATCCAAGCCCCCGTAGGGGTACTCGGTCTGCGCCGGAAGGTCAGTGCCGCTATGGTGATCGGCATCCAGAGGGGTTTCACGGCGAGTTGGGGTTGTTGAGGCTGGTTGAAACAGGGACACACCCGACCCCGCCCCTTTCGCAGGATGTTGTTTTTCAGGAGCTGCGGGAG harbors:
- a CDS encoding pseudouridine synthase produces the protein MRLQQFLARAGIASRRKAEDLIRAGRVSINNQVAEIGAIVQTGDIVRLDGERVRMPQKKVVIALHKPKGYTTTHEDEHAEKLVYELVPRHPGLHSVGRLDKDTEGLLLLTTDGHLTQLLTHPSNQVPKLYRAWCKGGRVSKEACQQLTQGVVLGDGPARALTAQPVKDGVKLTLTEGRKREVRRMLRKVGYPVERLVRLAVGPIELGELEVGQWRYLSQEEIKLLYTNAGLPRLRKPARAQRQKPAALSSQAPSPGKRKDISSRSASKPKPAKSPQADVRAQKSTVESSSERLSTRKRQGTTQRGPDRRSHTRAGRTDKT